From the genome of Pseudomonas sp. gcc21, one region includes:
- a CDS encoding aldo/keto reductase: MNALHNHHRQLGSTGLTVSPLGLGTVKFGRNQGVKYPSAFDLPSDAQALDLLALARELGINLIDTAPAYGSSEVRLGTLLAGQRQDWILCTKVGEEFTDGVSSFDFSAAHTRYSIERSLKRLRTDYLDLVLVHSDGNDLDVLSEGSYAELEACQRDGLIRAFGFSGKTVEGGISALERGDCAMVTFNANEQSERPVLDYAQTHGKGILIKKALASGHLCLTGDDPVSAGLRLIFEHPSVASAIIGTINPKHLEQNVAAAVSVLDTLSSQP; encoded by the coding sequence ATGAACGCCTTGCATAACCACCACAGACAGCTCGGCAGCACGGGCTTAACGGTCTCCCCCTTGGGGCTGGGTACGGTCAAGTTCGGTCGCAATCAAGGCGTCAAATACCCCAGCGCCTTTGACTTGCCCAGCGATGCACAGGCGCTCGATCTGCTCGCACTGGCACGCGAGCTTGGGATCAACCTGATCGATACGGCGCCTGCCTATGGCAGCAGTGAAGTCCGCCTCGGCACGCTCCTCGCAGGCCAACGCCAGGATTGGATCCTGTGCACGAAAGTCGGCGAAGAATTCACTGACGGCGTATCCAGCTTTGATTTCAGTGCTGCCCATACTCGTTATTCCATCGAGCGCTCACTCAAACGACTCCGCACAGACTACCTAGACCTGGTACTGGTGCATTCGGATGGCAACGATCTTGATGTCTTATCCGAAGGCAGCTACGCAGAACTGGAAGCCTGTCAGCGTGACGGATTGATCAGAGCCTTCGGCTTCTCGGGCAAAACGGTCGAGGGCGGAATCAGCGCTCTGGAGCGTGGTGATTGTGCAATGGTCACCTTCAATGCCAACGAACAAAGCGAACGCCCGGTTCTCGACTATGCTCAGACGCACGGCAAGGGCATCCTGATAAAAAAAGCCCTGGCCAGTGGTCATTTGTGTTTGACGGGCGATGATCCGGTTAGCGCTGGGTTACGGTTGATTTTTGAGCATCCTTCTGTAGCGTCTGCAATTATCGGCACCATCAACCCAAAGCACCTCGAACAGAATGTTGCAGCGGCAGTCAGCGTACTGGATACACTTTCCAGCCAACCCTAA
- a CDS encoding FAD-dependent oxidoreductase has protein sequence MSTTLETDICILGGGIAGLWLNARLQQLGYSTLLIERGALGGGQSSKSQGIIHGGTKYALHGKLSLAAEAIGGMPERWRACLDGTGELDLSGVRLLSANHYLWSPGSLISNMAGFFASKALRGRVDTVKGSERPEIFDNPAFRGKVYRLAELVLDVPDAIRRLAELSGDSLVVDASPHVERRPDGSIEGIAIHDHLIKAQRYVLTAGEGNEGLLNSWGVDQPAMQRRPLHMVLIKGPKLPALYAHCLGSSPKPRVTITTHPCADGQWCWYLGGELAEQGVGLAPDELIAKARNELADLLPWVDLSQTRWTTLPINRAEPAQSGLVRPDTAYMQAVHNVLVCWPTKLALTPNLSDQILAELDHQAIRPTIPQSNAGLPRPHIATPVWDICFP, from the coding sequence ATGAGCACAACCCTGGAAACCGACATTTGCATCCTCGGCGGCGGCATCGCCGGTTTATGGTTGAATGCTCGGCTGCAACAGCTCGGATACAGCACTCTTTTGATCGAGCGAGGCGCGCTGGGAGGCGGCCAGAGCAGCAAGTCGCAGGGCATCATTCATGGCGGCACCAAATACGCATTGCATGGAAAACTGAGCCTGGCCGCAGAAGCCATCGGCGGCATGCCTGAACGCTGGCGCGCCTGTCTGGACGGTACCGGGGAACTGGACCTCTCAGGGGTCAGGCTGCTATCCGCGAATCATTACCTGTGGTCGCCAGGCAGTCTGATCAGCAACATGGCGGGCTTTTTTGCCAGCAAGGCGCTACGCGGCCGGGTCGATACGGTCAAAGGTTCCGAGCGTCCCGAGATATTCGATAACCCTGCTTTCAGGGGGAAGGTCTATCGATTGGCCGAACTGGTGCTTGATGTACCCGATGCCATTCGCCGTCTTGCGGAACTGTCTGGCGACAGTCTGGTAGTTGACGCTTCGCCCCATGTGGAACGCAGGCCGGACGGCAGCATCGAAGGCATCGCCATACACGATCACCTGATCAAAGCTCAGCGTTATGTACTGACCGCCGGCGAAGGCAACGAAGGCTTGTTGAACAGCTGGGGCGTTGATCAACCAGCCATGCAACGCCGGCCGCTGCACATGGTGCTGATCAAGGGGCCGAAGCTGCCAGCGCTTTATGCGCACTGCCTGGGTAGCAGCCCCAAGCCACGCGTCACTATCACTACGCACCCCTGCGCTGATGGCCAATGGTGCTGGTATCTCGGCGGCGAGCTGGCTGAGCAGGGCGTTGGCCTGGCGCCTGACGAACTGATTGCCAAAGCCAGAAACGAGCTGGCCGACCTGCTGCCCTGGGTGGACCTGAGCCAGACGCGCTGGACGACGCTACCCATCAATCGGGCCGAGCCCGCACAGAGTGGCTTGGTGCGCCCGGATACGGCTTATATGCAGGCAGTGCACAACGTTCTGGTGTGCTGGCCCACAAAACTAGCGCTCACGCCCAACCTCAGCGACCAGATACTGGCCGAACTCGATCACCAGGCGATACGCCCAACCATCCCACAATCGAACGCCGGCCTCCCACGACCCCATATAGCCACACCGGTGTGGGATATCTGCTTCCCATGA
- the waaA gene encoding lipid IV(A) 3-deoxy-D-manno-octulosonic acid transferase produces MVRLIYSLVFTLLLPVILGRLLYRAWRAPAYARRWQERFAMKGDIRPGGIWVHAVSVGESIASAPMIKELMQRYPELPVTVTCMTPTGSAQIRKLFGDRVGHAYLPYDLPWLQRRFIRRLAPKVCIIMETELWPNLVAGCKSAGVPVVLANARLSERSARGYQRIIALARPMFAALDWVAVQSQPEAHRFAALGVPVQAMSVTGSIKFDLKPDPDKQAQAEQWRAGWGRRPVWIAASTHAGEDEQILEAHRSVLDQHPQALLILVPRHPERFDSVARLISDSGLQAVRRSAGRMPSAQDQVFLGDTMGELMQFFGCADAAFVGGSLVPNGGHNYLEPAALGLPVLSGPHRFNFTEVSDLLEKAGALTVVQNAGQLAERVCCYLADPAERSKAGAAGQHVVLENQGALARLLAGIAELIEPR; encoded by the coding sequence ATGGTGCGCCTGATTTACAGTCTTGTTTTTACGCTGCTGTTGCCGGTCATACTGGGCCGGCTGTTGTATCGAGCCTGGCGCGCGCCAGCCTATGCCCGGCGTTGGCAGGAACGTTTCGCCATGAAAGGTGATATTCGACCCGGCGGAATCTGGGTTCATGCGGTGTCAGTCGGTGAGTCGATCGCTTCGGCTCCGATGATCAAGGAACTGATGCAGCGTTATCCTGAGCTGCCGGTCACCGTCACCTGCATGACGCCCACCGGCTCGGCACAAATCCGCAAGCTATTCGGCGATAGGGTGGGACATGCGTATCTCCCGTATGACCTGCCATGGCTACAACGCCGTTTTATCAGACGGCTTGCGCCCAAGGTCTGCATCATCATGGAGACCGAGTTGTGGCCGAACCTGGTGGCTGGGTGCAAGTCCGCCGGCGTGCCGGTGGTCCTCGCCAATGCGCGTTTGTCAGAGCGCTCCGCACGTGGTTATCAACGAATCATTGCGCTGGCTCGACCGATGTTTGCGGCGCTGGATTGGGTCGCGGTGCAGAGTCAGCCTGAAGCGCATCGTTTCGCGGCACTCGGCGTGCCAGTGCAGGCAATGAGCGTTACCGGCAGCATCAAGTTCGACTTGAAGCCCGATCCGGACAAACAGGCGCAGGCTGAGCAGTGGCGCGCCGGCTGGGGTAGGCGGCCGGTGTGGATTGCAGCAAGCACCCATGCCGGAGAGGATGAACAGATCCTTGAGGCGCACCGAAGCGTTCTGGATCAACATCCGCAGGCGCTACTGATCCTGGTTCCCCGCCATCCCGAGCGCTTCGATAGCGTCGCCCGGCTGATCAGTGATTCGGGATTGCAGGCGGTACGACGTAGCGCCGGGCGCATGCCTTCGGCTCAGGATCAGGTGTTTCTGGGCGACACTATGGGCGAGCTGATGCAATTCTTCGGTTGCGCTGATGCCGCCTTTGTTGGCGGATCGTTGGTACCTAATGGTGGTCACAATTACCTTGAGCCCGCGGCGCTGGGTCTGCCCGTCTTGTCTGGTCCGCACCGGTTCAATTTCACCGAAGTCAGCGATCTGCTTGAAAAGGCTGGTGCGCTGACAGTCGTGCAGAACGCGGGACAGCTGGCTGAGCGGGTTTGCTGTTATCTGGCAGATCCTGCCGAGCGGAGCAAGGCCGGCGCCGCAGGGCAACATGTCGTGCTGGAGAATCAGGGCGCCCTGGCCCGGTTGCTTGCCGGTATAGCGGAGCTTATCGAGCCGCGTTAA
- the thiC gene encoding phosphomethylpyrimidine synthase ThiC — translation MNSKLPDDAITRSGADGAATQPFPNSRKIYVTGSRPDIRVPMREISLADTPTELGGEKNAPVLVYDTSGPYTDPNVAIDLRSGLADVRGGWINERGDTEILPGLSSEFGRARLADPLLDSMRFAHVRTPRRAKAGRNVTQMHYARRGIITPEMEYIAIRENMKLQEARASGLLDQQHPGQSFGAAIPQQITPEFVRDEVARGRAVIPANINHPELEPMIIGRNFLVKINGNIGNSALGSSIEEEVEKMTWGIRWGSDTVMDLSTGKNIHETREWIIRNSPVPIGTVPIYQALEKVNGVAEDLTWEIFRDTLIEQAEQGVDYFTIHAGVLLRYVPMTAKRVTGIVSRGGSIMAKWCLAHHKESFLYTHFEDICEIMKAYDVSFSLGDGLRPGSIADANDEAQFGELETLGELTRLAWKHDVQVMIEGPGHVPMHLIKENMDKQLECCDEAPFYTLGPLTTDIAPGYDHITSGIGAAMIGWFGCAMLCYVTPKEHLGLPNRDDVKTGIITYKIAAHAADLAKGHPGAQIRDNALSKARFEFRWEDQFNLGLDPDTARLYHDETLPKESAKVAHFCSMCGPKFCSMKITQEVRDYAAAQPVEVIDTAVEDGMKAKSQEFRATGSQLYQKV, via the coding sequence ATGAACAGCAAATTGCCTGATGATGCTATCACCCGATCCGGTGCCGATGGCGCAGCCACCCAGCCTTTCCCCAACTCCAGAAAAATCTATGTTACCGGCTCGCGCCCGGATATCCGCGTGCCCATGCGTGAAATCAGTCTGGCTGATACACCGACCGAGCTGGGCGGCGAAAAAAATGCGCCGGTATTGGTGTATGACACTTCCGGGCCTTATACCGACCCCAATGTAGCGATCGATCTGCGTTCTGGTCTGGCTGATGTACGGGGAGGCTGGATCAATGAGCGTGGCGATACCGAAATATTGCCAGGCCTGTCGTCCGAGTTCGGTCGGGCGAGATTGGCCGATCCGTTGCTGGACAGCATGCGTTTCGCCCACGTGCGCACGCCGCGCCGGGCCAAAGCCGGTCGTAATGTTACGCAAATGCACTATGCCCGCCGCGGCATCATTACGCCCGAAATGGAATATATCGCTATCCGCGAGAACATGAAGTTGCAGGAGGCGCGCGCGTCGGGATTGCTTGACCAGCAGCATCCGGGACAGAGTTTTGGCGCAGCGATACCGCAGCAGATAACGCCGGAGTTCGTGCGGGACGAGGTGGCCCGTGGCCGCGCTGTGATTCCAGCGAATATCAATCACCCGGAACTGGAACCGATGATCATCGGCCGCAACTTTCTGGTAAAGATTAACGGCAATATCGGTAACTCGGCGCTTGGCTCCTCCATTGAAGAGGAAGTCGAGAAGATGACCTGGGGTATCCGCTGGGGCTCGGATACGGTGATGGATCTGTCCACGGGCAAGAATATTCACGAGACCCGCGAATGGATCATCCGCAATTCGCCGGTACCAATAGGTACAGTGCCTATCTATCAGGCCCTGGAGAAAGTGAACGGTGTAGCGGAAGACCTGACCTGGGAGATATTCCGCGACACCTTGATCGAGCAGGCCGAGCAGGGCGTGGATTATTTCACCATTCATGCTGGCGTGCTGCTGCGCTACGTGCCCATGACTGCCAAACGGGTGACCGGGATCGTCAGTCGTGGCGGATCAATCATGGCCAAGTGGTGTCTGGCGCACCATAAAGAGAGCTTTCTCTATACGCATTTCGAAGATATCTGCGAGATCATGAAGGCCTACGATGTGTCCTTCTCGCTGGGCGATGGTCTGCGTCCTGGTTCGATCGCCGATGCCAACGACGAAGCTCAGTTCGGTGAGCTCGAAACGCTTGGTGAGCTGACCAGACTTGCCTGGAAGCATGATGTGCAGGTGATGATCGAAGGCCCGGGTCATGTGCCAATGCATCTGATCAAGGAGAATATGGACAAGCAGCTCGAGTGTTGCGACGAGGCGCCTTTTTATACCCTCGGCCCGCTGACCACGGATATTGCGCCGGGCTACGACCACATCACCTCCGGCATTGGCGCGGCGATGATTGGCTGGTTCGGCTGCGCGATGCTGTGCTACGTAACGCCCAAGGAACATCTCGGTCTGCCAAACCGTGATGACGTGAAAACCGGCATCATCACCTACAAGATTGCAGCGCATGCTGCGGATCTGGCCAAGGGGCATCCCGGTGCGCAGATTCGCGATAACGCTCTGAGCAAGGCGCGTTTCGAATTCCGCTGGGAAGACCAGTTCAATCTCGGGTTGGATCCGGATACCGCCCGTCTGTATCACGACGAAACCCTGCCGAAGGAGTCGGCCAAGGTGGCGCATTTCTGTTCCATGTGCGGCCCGAAATTCTGTTCCATGAAGATCACCCAGGAAGTCAGGGATTACGCGGCGGCGCAGCCTGTGGAGGTGATTGATACGGCGGTTGAGGATGGCATGAAAGCCAAGTCACAGGAGTTTCGCGCAACCGGCTCGCAGCTCTACCAGAAGGTCTGA
- a CDS encoding TolC family outer membrane protein: MLRPLYVAVLMVGLSSGQAMAKTDLLTIYREAVENSADLAAAEADTLARQEALPQARAQLLPNIGAAAGAARERLEIDGVGSDRYSTHYYQASLVQPLFRAENWFNYQAAKSLSEQARVEFSATQQSLILEVAVAYFNVLRASDNLASARSEEAAFERQLEQARERFEVGLSARTDVLEALAGFDTARAARLSAQTNLDISFQALTRLTGEQYDELIGISHDLPILPPTPGDLQQWVDTAAVQNLELQASRLAIDSAAETLRSSRAGYAPTVDAFVRHSSNFGGRASASSTTGRTGSTDTDTTSIGVELNLPLFTGGATTSRVRESNFRLSQAERLSEAQLRRVVESTRNLFRTVTSSVEEVEARRQAIISANAALDATQTGYEVGTRNVVDVLEAQRNLYRAVRDYNDVRYNYIINNLDLKQAAGTLSPQDLRELSQWLNPDYDPNRDFIPPFSDEEVERMSMGGQLPESSDQSRMRRSF, from the coding sequence ATGCTCCGCCCCCTTTATGTCGCTGTTCTGATGGTGGGCCTGTCTTCGGGCCAGGCAATGGCCAAAACGGATTTATTGACGATCTACCGGGAAGCTGTTGAAAACAGTGCTGACCTGGCAGCCGCCGAAGCGGATACGCTGGCCCGTCAGGAAGCCCTGCCCCAGGCGCGAGCACAGCTGCTGCCCAACATCGGTGCGGCGGCAGGTGCAGCGCGCGAGCGTCTGGAGATCGACGGGGTCGGCAGTGACCGGTATTCCACCCACTATTATCAGGCGAGCCTGGTTCAGCCGTTGTTTCGCGCCGAAAACTGGTTCAACTATCAGGCTGCCAAATCACTGAGCGAGCAAGCTCGGGTCGAATTTTCCGCTACCCAGCAAAGCTTGATTCTGGAAGTGGCCGTCGCCTATTTCAACGTGCTGCGGGCCTCGGATAATCTCGCATCAGCCCGCTCGGAGGAAGCCGCCTTCGAACGCCAGTTAGAGCAGGCTCGGGAACGGTTCGAAGTGGGTCTGTCTGCACGCACCGATGTACTTGAAGCCCTTGCCGGATTCGATACCGCGCGTGCCGCACGGCTCAGCGCACAAACCAATCTGGATATCAGCTTTCAGGCCCTGACGCGCCTGACAGGCGAGCAATATGACGAACTGATTGGTATCAGCCACGACTTGCCCATCCTGCCCCCTACCCCTGGGGATCTGCAGCAATGGGTAGATACTGCTGCGGTGCAGAATCTGGAGTTACAGGCTTCGCGACTGGCTATCGACAGCGCAGCAGAAACCCTGCGCAGCAGCCGGGCCGGCTATGCACCCACGGTGGATGCCTTTGTTCGCCATAGCAGTAATTTTGGCGGCCGCGCCTCGGCCAGCAGCACCACGGGACGCACCGGTAGCACGGATACAGACACTACCTCTATCGGCGTCGAGCTCAATCTGCCGTTGTTCACTGGCGGAGCCACCACCTCTCGGGTACGCGAGTCCAACTTCCGTCTGAGCCAGGCAGAACGCCTGAGCGAAGCGCAGCTGCGCCGTGTCGTTGAAAGCACCCGCAACCTGTTTCGCACTGTCACGTCCAGCGTTGAAGAAGTCGAAGCGCGGCGCCAGGCGATCATCTCTGCCAACGCTGCCCTTGATGCGACCCAGACCGGCTACGAAGTCGGCACGCGCAATGTGGTCGACGTACTGGAGGCCCAGCGCAACCTGTACCGCGCCGTGCGTGATTACAACGACGTGCGGTATAACTACATCATCAATAACCTGGACCTGAAACAGGCCGCGGGGACGCTCAGTCCGCAGGATCTTCGAGAGCTGTCTCAATGGCTCAACCCTGACTACGATCCAAACCGCGACTTCATCCCGCCTTTCAGCGACGAGGAAGTCGAGCGCATGTCCATGGGCGGCCAGCTGCCCGAGTCGTCCGACCAGTCGCGGATGCGGCGCAGCTTCTAA
- the hldE gene encoding bifunctional D-glycero-beta-D-manno-heptose-7-phosphate kinase/D-glycero-beta-D-manno-heptose 1-phosphate adenylyltransferase HldE has translation MKLTMPRFDSAPVLVVGDVMLDRYWHGPTHRISPEAPVPVVKVDQIEDRPGGAGNVALNIAALGAPAWLVGVTGEDEAAVSLRQTLNAAGVYCDFQAHASSPTVTKLRVLSRHQQLIRLDFEEPFATDGAAMLDSVRGLLDKVKVMVLSDYGKGALVNHQELIALARAKNIPVLADPKGTDFTIYKGATLITPNLSEFEAVVGRCASEQELVDRGMALVEQLELDAMLVTRSEQGMTLLSKGQPPLHLPARAREVFDVTGAGDTVISTLATALAAGESLPRAVALSNLAAGIVIGKLGTAAISAPELRRAVQREQGSERGVLGIEQLLVAIADARAHGERIVFTNGCFDIIHAGHVGYLEEARSLGDRLIVAINDDASVTRLKGPGRPINAVDRRMAVLAGLGAVDWVTCFADDTPEELLRQIKPDVLVKGGDYSVDQVVGAPIVQEYGGDVRVLNFVESCSTTAIVERIREKSDS, from the coding sequence ATGAAGTTGACCATGCCACGTTTTGATTCCGCGCCGGTGTTGGTAGTAGGCGATGTGATGCTTGACCGATATTGGCATGGGCCAACCCACAGGATTTCCCCTGAAGCGCCGGTCCCGGTGGTCAAGGTTGATCAGATAGAGGATCGCCCCGGCGGTGCGGGTAACGTGGCGCTGAACATCGCAGCGTTGGGCGCACCCGCCTGGCTTGTAGGTGTGACTGGTGAGGATGAAGCGGCGGTAAGTCTGCGGCAGACATTGAACGCTGCCGGCGTATATTGTGATTTCCAGGCGCACGCGTCGAGCCCGACTGTCACCAAGCTGCGCGTGCTGAGCCGTCATCAACAGCTTATCCGGCTGGACTTTGAAGAGCCCTTTGCAACGGACGGTGCGGCAATGCTGGATTCCGTGCGTGGCCTGCTCGACAAGGTCAAAGTCATGGTGCTATCGGATTATGGCAAGGGCGCATTGGTCAATCACCAGGAGCTGATAGCCCTGGCGCGCGCGAAGAACATTCCGGTTCTGGCTGATCCGAAAGGGACAGATTTCACCATCTACAAGGGCGCGACCCTGATCACGCCAAACCTGTCCGAGTTCGAAGCGGTTGTCGGCCGCTGTGCCAGCGAGCAGGAGCTCGTTGATAGAGGCATGGCGCTGGTGGAGCAGCTGGAGCTTGACGCTATGCTGGTTACCCGCAGTGAGCAGGGAATGACGCTGTTGAGCAAGGGGCAGCCGCCTCTCCATTTGCCGGCCCGGGCCCGTGAAGTATTTGATGTCACAGGCGCGGGGGACACGGTTATTTCCACGCTCGCCACGGCGTTGGCCGCGGGTGAATCCCTGCCTCGTGCTGTTGCGCTTTCCAATCTGGCTGCCGGTATCGTAATCGGCAAGTTGGGTACTGCAGCGATCAGCGCGCCCGAATTGCGCCGCGCTGTGCAGCGTGAGCAGGGCAGTGAACGCGGTGTATTGGGTATCGAGCAATTGCTGGTCGCGATTGCGGATGCCCGCGCGCATGGTGAGCGGATTGTCTTCACCAATGGTTGCTTCGATATTATTCATGCCGGACACGTAGGCTATCTTGAGGAAGCGCGCAGCCTGGGTGATCGGCTCATCGTGGCGATCAACGATGACGCGTCGGTTACGCGGCTCAAAGGGCCAGGCCGCCCGATTAACGCTGTGGACCGTCGTATGGCGGTGCTGGCAGGGTTGGGCGCGGTTGACTGGGTGACCTGTTTTGCAGACGACACGCCCGAGGAGTTGCTGAGACAGATCAAGCCGGACGTGCTGGTCAAAGGCGGCGATTACAGTGTGGATCAGGTGGTGGGTGCGCCTATCGTTCAGGAATACGGCGGCGACGTTCGCGTGCTGAACTTCGTGGAAAGCTGTTCCACCACCGCGATTGTCGAGCGTATTCGCGAGAAATCAGATAGCTGA
- a CDS encoding metal ABC transporter ATPase gives MPRIIARKNPVVFKTQALRVQASPDRLRYTPVGSPLSFTQMQALRVPIAIDDPHHFDVTVANLGVSADLILEWHGRNFKLLVRQERPDHGDEVLKLISGYVPAHELRVPLLTAMTEIAEELLFEGPHGWFQGRYQQTWLPTPYASDLPVDTSLAFELTPDRGHTRPVCCGNQPLLERPRAYIHLPSNSLQLVYSMRLTLPTGCDQLTALHADEVFDNQSGELRAHLDYSQPDLYLCELRKERLPEQIYILKKGVLVAEKPGRLQLSEAMAEQVGWVIEAERSAWPEGLARL, from the coding sequence ATGCCTCGGATCATCGCACGGAAGAACCCGGTGGTATTCAAAACCCAGGCGCTTCGGGTGCAGGCGAGTCCCGACAGGCTTCGGTATACCCCGGTGGGCAGTCCGCTCAGCTTTACCCAGATGCAAGCGCTGCGAGTGCCGATAGCCATCGATGACCCACACCACTTCGATGTGACTGTCGCCAATCTGGGCGTGTCTGCTGATCTGATACTTGAGTGGCACGGGCGGAATTTCAAGTTACTGGTTCGCCAGGAGCGACCCGACCATGGCGATGAGGTGTTGAAGCTCATTTCCGGTTATGTGCCTGCCCATGAACTCAGGGTTCCGCTACTCACAGCCATGACCGAGATTGCCGAAGAGCTGTTGTTCGAAGGCCCGCACGGCTGGTTCCAGGGGCGTTATCAGCAAACGTGGCTGCCGACACCCTATGCGAGCGACTTGCCAGTCGATACCAGCCTCGCGTTCGAGCTCACACCTGACCGGGGTCATACGCGCCCCGTTTGTTGCGGCAACCAGCCGCTGCTCGAACGGCCACGCGCCTATATCCATCTGCCAAGCAATTCATTGCAACTGGTCTACTCGATGCGGCTGACGCTCCCCACAGGGTGCGACCAGCTTACAGCTCTGCATGCAGACGAGGTGTTCGATAACCAAAGCGGCGAACTACGGGCTCACCTGGATTACAGCCAACCGGATCTGTATTTGTGCGAGCTGCGAAAAGAGCGATTACCTGAGCAGATTTACATACTGAAGAAAGGCGTTCTGGTCGCAGAGAAACCTGGCAGGCTTCAGCTGAGTGAAGCCATGGCCGAGCAAGTTGGCTGGGTGATCGAAGCTGAGCGATCAGCCTGGCCGGAGGGGTTGGCCAGGCTATAA
- the msbA gene encoding lipid A export permease/ATP-binding protein MsbA, with translation MSDSQNESFTRSSVRIYLRLLSYVRPYWIPFAVSILGFMIFASSQPAMAWMLKYFVDGLTAGSSGEFLGYPLIWGFPLFIVLVSIYQGIGSFLGNYYIAKVSLGIVHDLRTALFDNFLTLPNRYFDNHNSGHLVSRVTFNVTMVTGAATDAIKVVFREGLTVIFLFGYLLWMNWQLTLVLMGILPVIGVMVSSTSKKFRKQSKKIQTAMGDVTHVTSETITGYRVVRSFGGEQYESERFHKASEANRERGLKMTRTGAVFTPSLQLVTYGSMAFVMFLVLLLRGEATAGDLVAYITAAGMLPKPVRQLSEVSANIQKGIAAAESIFEQLDEEPETDTGTYESERVSGRIEVRDLHFNYPQTDKVVLEDINFSVEPGQMVALVGRSGSGKSTLISLIPRFYQHTQGRILIDGVDVSEYRLRNLRRHIALVTQHVTLFNDTIANNIAYGDLAGAPREDIERAVEAAYAKEFIDKLPDGLDTMVGENGVLLSGGQRQRLAIARALLKNAPLLILDEATSALDTESERHIQSALDHVMQGRTTLVIAHRLSTIEKADIILVMDQGKIVERGSHAELLAQNGYYARLHSMQFQDDAPHA, from the coding sequence ATGTCGGATTCTCAAAACGAAAGCTTTACCCGCTCAAGCGTACGCATCTATCTCCGTCTGTTGAGCTACGTCAGGCCCTACTGGATCCCGTTTGCCGTCAGCATTCTGGGCTTCATGATTTTCGCCTCCAGCCAGCCGGCGATGGCCTGGATGTTGAAATATTTCGTTGATGGTCTAACCGCGGGGTCAAGTGGTGAATTTCTTGGCTATCCGCTGATCTGGGGCTTTCCGCTGTTCATTGTTCTGGTTTCGATTTATCAAGGTATTGGGTCCTTTCTGGGCAATTACTACATCGCCAAGGTGTCCCTGGGCATCGTGCACGATCTGCGCACTGCGCTATTCGATAATTTTCTGACGCTACCCAATCGGTATTTTGACAACCACAACTCGGGTCATCTGGTCTCGCGGGTGACCTTCAATGTCACCATGGTCACCGGCGCGGCGACAGATGCCATCAAGGTTGTGTTCCGGGAAGGGCTGACGGTGATATTCCTGTTTGGCTATCTGCTGTGGATGAACTGGCAGCTCACGCTGGTATTAATGGGGATCCTGCCCGTCATCGGCGTCATGGTTTCCAGCACCAGCAAGAAATTTCGCAAGCAGAGCAAAAAGATTCAGACAGCGATGGGTGATGTGACCCATGTCACCTCCGAAACCATTACGGGTTATCGGGTGGTCCGCAGTTTTGGCGGTGAGCAATACGAGTCTGAACGATTTCACAAGGCCAGCGAAGCAAATCGGGAGCGGGGTCTGAAAATGACCCGCACGGGGGCGGTATTTACGCCCAGCCTTCAGCTGGTCACTTACGGCTCTATGGCGTTTGTCATGTTTCTCGTGCTGCTGCTGCGCGGCGAAGCCACCGCTGGTGATCTGGTTGCCTACATCACTGCAGCCGGCATGCTCCCCAAGCCTGTTAGGCAGTTGTCTGAAGTCAGTGCGAACATTCAGAAGGGTATCGCTGCAGCGGAAAGCATTTTTGAACAATTGGATGAAGAGCCCGAGACCGATACCGGCACCTACGAATCGGAGCGGGTAAGCGGCCGCATAGAGGTGCGTGATCTGCATTTCAATTACCCGCAAACGGATAAAGTGGTTCTCGAGGACATCAACTTCTCCGTCGAGCCCGGCCAGATGGTCGCCCTGGTAGGAAGGTCTGGAAGCGGCAAGTCGACGCTGATCAGCCTGATTCCGCGTTTCTACCAGCACACTCAGGGCCGCATCCTGATTGACGGGGTTGATGTCTCAGAGTATCGGCTGCGCAACCTGCGCCGTCACATAGCGCTGGTCACTCAGCACGTGACACTGTTCAACGATACGATCGCGAATAATATTGCCTACGGAGATCTCGCCGGTGCGCCCCGAGAGGACATCGAACGGGCGGTGGAAGCGGCTTACGCCAAGGAATTCATTGATAAATTGCCAGACGGGCTGGACACCATGGTCGGCGAAAATGGCGTGCTTCTGTCGGGTGGTCAGCGCCAGCGGTTGGCGATCGCCCGGGCGCTGTTGAAGAATGCGCCGTTGTTGATTCTTGACGAGGCGACCTCCGCACTGGATACCGAGTCGGAGCGTCATATTCAGAGCGCGCTGGATCACGTTATGCAAGGCCGGACTACGCTGGTCATTGCGCATAGGCTTTCAACAATCGAGAAGGCAGACATCATCCTGGTGATGGATCAGGGCAAGATTGTTGAGCGTGGCAGTCATGCTGAATTGCTCGCGCAGAATGGCTATTATGCGCGGCTACACAGCATGCAGTTCCAGGACGATGCGCCGCACGCCTGA